In the Aneurinibacillus soli genome, one interval contains:
- a CDS encoding TraR/DksA C4-type zinc finger protein, whose translation MLSSQDLAYFRGRLTRQLNDLKTRLADNDHYGTGRAAMQESIGELSNYDNHPADIGSEMFEREKDIALTERTEQDLYDTEQALTAIQNGTYGTCEVCGADISRERLEAVPQALRCVQHAEQEVGNRRPVEEEVLGNSFGTFDYDHKDVTMYDAEDALQDVTRYGTSDSPADHPSRDGLSYDDMYLEAEEPIGYVEDVESLALSDMEGNYIGINTDSPLHKEYERRLDGADDTDWMTTLAQERHVKQD comes from the coding sequence ATGCTGTCTTCTCAGGATCTTGCGTATTTTCGTGGACGTCTTACACGTCAGTTAAATGACCTGAAAACACGCTTAGCCGACAATGATCATTATGGGACTGGACGTGCTGCCATGCAGGAGTCGATCGGAGAGCTTTCTAATTATGATAATCATCCAGCGGACATCGGAAGCGAAATGTTTGAACGGGAGAAGGACATTGCGTTAACGGAACGAACAGAACAGGATTTGTATGATACAGAGCAGGCGCTCACAGCGATTCAGAACGGTACGTATGGCACGTGTGAGGTGTGCGGGGCAGATATCTCGCGCGAGCGTCTCGAAGCCGTACCGCAGGCGCTTCGCTGCGTGCAGCACGCGGAGCAGGAAGTGGGGAATCGCCGTCCGGTGGAAGAAGAGGTACTTGGGAATTCGTTTGGCACGTTTGATTATGACCATAAGGATGTAACGATGTATGATGCGGAAGATGCGCTCCAGGATGTGACGCGATACGGCACATCAGATTCGCCAGCCGATCATCCAAGTCGGGATGGACTGAGCTATGATGATATGTATTTAGAGGCGGAGGAGCCAATCGGATATGTAGAGGATGTGGAAAGTCTGGCTCTCTCGGACATGGAGGGGAATTATATCGGCATTAATACCGATTCTCCGCTTCATAAGGAATACGAGCGACGTCTGGACGGAGCAGATGATACAGATTGGATGACGACGCTTGCACAGGAGCGACATGTAAAGCAGGATTAA
- a CDS encoding lipoate--protein ligase family protein, which yields MEQWRFLDTGTNSPAVNMAIDEAVLTIHSEGKTKPSVRFYDWSPATVSIGYFQKAEKEIDLARVQKHGLGFVRRATGGRTVLHDKELTYSVVVSENHPLMPSGVTDAYRIISQGLLEGFRLLGMQADLMNPEAAKFVEPSSAACFDAPSSYELVVEGRKVAGSAQTRQKGVVLQHGSILLDMDAELLFDIIRFPNERVRDRLLQSFYEKAVAINELRKQPVTLEDVKPAFREGFARGFAVELIEDGLTPEELELAEQLAREKYGDADWNFRR from the coding sequence ATGGAACAGTGGCGTTTTCTTGATACTGGCACAAATTCTCCAGCCGTCAATATGGCGATTGATGAAGCAGTTTTGACGATACATAGTGAGGGAAAGACAAAGCCTTCCGTTCGGTTTTATGACTGGAGTCCGGCTACAGTGTCCATTGGGTATTTTCAGAAGGCAGAGAAAGAAATTGATCTTGCTCGTGTGCAGAAGCATGGACTCGGATTTGTGCGTCGGGCAACAGGTGGACGGACGGTGCTGCACGATAAAGAGTTGACGTACAGTGTGGTGGTATCTGAGAATCATCCGCTTATGCCATCAGGTGTGACCGATGCGTATCGGATTATTAGTCAGGGACTGCTGGAAGGATTTCGTCTGCTTGGCATGCAGGCAGACTTGATGAATCCAGAAGCGGCCAAATTCGTAGAACCGTCGTCTGCTGCTTGCTTCGATGCTCCTTCCTCATACGAGCTTGTCGTGGAAGGACGTAAGGTAGCGGGAAGTGCTCAGACGAGGCAGAAAGGCGTGGTTTTACAGCACGGCTCGATTCTGCTTGATATGGATGCGGAACTTCTATTTGATATTATACGATTTCCGAATGAGCGGGTGCGGGATCGACTTTTGCAGAGCTTCTATGAAAAGGCAGTTGCGATCAATGAACTGCGCAAGCAACCCGTCACACTTGAAGATGTAAAACCGGCGTTCCGGGAAGGGTTTGCCCGTGGGTTTGCAGTTGAACTTATAGAGGATGGGTTAACACCGGAAGAGTTAGAGCTGGCGGAACAACTTGCTCGTGAAAAGTATGGGGATGCAGACTGGAATTTCAGAAGGTAG